The segment GGTGTGAAGAGAGAGGTTCTCTTGAATGTAACTCAAAGGACTTGGGACAAAGGAGAGAGGTTATATTATCCTAGAGGCTGTTACTAGTGTCGGTGTGCTAACAGGCACTTTGTCAGACTGTCATGTACTGTTGTGACAAGGGCAGAGCACAGCACTTCTGTACACATCGTGGTAGATAATGGACAGTTAGTTGCACAAACAAGTGTGGGGATGTGGATTGGCaggtaagcagcacccttcccccaccctcatATAAAACCCACTCCAAAGACTGAATGGCACTTTTttgcagaaggaagaaaaagccaCAGGCCCGTGAGACATCCACGGAGAACACAGAAAACGCATGTGGCCTATGAAGCGGCTAATGGTGAGGAAGGCGAAGATGCTGAGCCCCTCAAAGTGCCCGTTTGGGAGCCCCAGAACTGGCAGCAGCAACTGGCCAACATCCGCATCATGAGAAGCAAGAAGGATGCACCTGTGGACCAGCTAGGCGCCGAGCACTGCTATGATGCAAGTGCCTCCCCGAAGGTATGCAACACCTCCGCCTATCCAGCAAGGTGCTTACTTCCTTTTAGGTCTCTACCAGAAAAAGAGCAAGACCTGCCAGCTCTCCCTGCTGCCATACAggaggatacatacatacatacatacatacatacatacccaggAAGATGCGCTCCTCCCATAACCTTAGAACATGTACAACGTACATCACCTGTCAATCATTGTGGCCACCGTGCATGGCAGAGTGTCTGAGACTTGAAGCCTCATGCACAGTGGTGGTGCATTTGGGAACATCCAATAATGCAGGAGAAGCAGACTCCCTTACATTGTGTTGGTTCCTTAGACTAACCATAGGGCTAACTACCTTCGGATCCTGGTATCCTGAGTATCTCTAACTCTGGCCCTTCTTGTCTATAAAATGAGTAGTGTTACACTGTAACAGTAGCAGCTAGCTATGGTCTAATATCCATCCCATACAAGGTATGATTCCAAGCAATTCATCCAAGCTTCGGCTACTCTATAGAAGTATGTGACAAGACAGATGGGTAAGGGACTTGACTGGGACCCGTCCTTGCACAAGCAGGTGAGGAGGTACCAGGTACTCCTGTCGCTGATGCTCTCCAGCCAGACCAAAGACCAGGTCACAGCAGGTGCTATGCAACGGCTCCGGGCCCGGGGCTTGACTGTGGAGAGCATCCTGCAGACCGATGATGACACGCTAGGCAGACTCATCTACCCTGTGGGCTTCTGGAGGGTAAGCATTACCTTTGGCAACAGAGCCAAGAGGGGGCACTGTTCTGAGGATGTGAGGCGGGCATCTCTGACGACAGAGACTCTTCATGCTTCTGACTTGCCACAGGTCTATCCCATGGGGCTAGTACCCTGCCCCTGAAGTTCCTGGGATGCACCTCTACACATCCCTTCATTTCTCTACCCTCCTACCCAGCTGCCTccacttcctttccttcccttcccctcctaggCTCCCCAGACTGTGTCACTCCACAGAACCCTGGGAGGTGGGTGGAACTGTGGGGAGGGCGCTTCCCCTTGGCACTGCGTGGGCCACCGTCTATCAGATTGGTTTTAAATAGCCCTCTCCACTCAGGCACAGGATGGGAACCACCCAGCTGTTCTGTCGGTTGCCTGGGGGAGTCCCAGGCTCCAGCCTTCCTTCCTGAAGGCCCAGGTGCTATTGAGTCTAGGTACTGCTTAGCCTCTGGAGGGAATACTGAGGCAGAGGACCCCAACTGGTTCCCACACACTAGGGGGGGGGTGTCTAGTTATGCGCTGGAGACCTGCCAGGAGTTCCTTCAGGCCTCTTTGCTGCCTTCTTCACCTCCTGGAGAGGTGGGACATAGGCAGGTGATCTGTGACGCTGGGCACCTATGGGTCCTCCCGATTAGGCTATGCCTTGCCCCAAGGCTGACCCACACCATCTTTCAGAACAAGGTAAAATACATCAAGCAGACAACCGCCATCCTGCAGCAGCGCTACGAAGGGGACATCCCTGCTTCCGTGGCTGAGCTGGTAGCCTTGCCAGGTGTTGGGCCCAAGATGGCACACTTGGCTATGGCTGTGGCCTGGGGGACCATATCAGGCATAGGTGAGTCGTTTGCGCCACAAGGAGGGAGAAGTCAGCTCTGAGCTTGATTCTTCTTGGGTTCTATTGGGGTTCCCCAAAGTTTTTGTGACTCAAACCAGAGTAGCAAAAGGGTATGGTCAGTGTTGAGCAGACTGACTGCTGGGTGCTGAAGACAAGAACTCAACGTTGGCCGGGTTCCATCTGCATGCTGATCTCTATGAGGGACTTGAAGCCAGCTGATGTGCACACACTGTGGAGCCTGACTTAGGGCTCTGGAAAACCTttcggttttggtttttggggggtggtatttgtttgtttgttgggttgttttgttttatttttgagacagggtttctctgtgtagccctggctgtcctggaacacactctgtagaccaggctggcctcgaactcaccgagatctgcccgcctctgcctcccaagtaccaggatttcaaggtgtgcgccaccaccacccatcgAATCTGCCTCAGCTCCATAAATCCCGGGCTTATAATCATGCTTGACTGTGCCTAACCCCAGGAAATCTTTCTGAGGTCATGTTTCAGTTTAGAGTTTCTTGTGAGTTAGTGGGACCAAGAGGTGGAAGTGTGTCCCAGACAGAAGGAAGAGCAACCATAAAGCTGAGTAACGACACAGAAAGCTCTAGAATGGGTGAGGCAAATT is part of the Mus musculus strain C57BL/6J chromosome 17, GRCm38.p6 C57BL/6J genome and harbors:
- the Nthl1 gene encoding endonuclease III-like protein 1 isoform 1 (isoform 1 is encoded by transcript variant 1) produces the protein MNSGVRMVTRSRSRATRIASEGCREELAPREAAAEGRKSHRPVRHPRRTQKTHVAYEAANGEEGEDAEPLKVPVWEPQNWQQQLANIRIMRSKKDAPVDQLGAEHCYDASASPKVRRYQVLLSLMLSSQTKDQVTAGAMQRLRARGLTVESILQTDDDTLGRLIYPVGFWRNKVKYIKQTTAILQQRYEGDIPASVAELVALPGVGPKMAHLAMAVAWGTISGIAVDTHVHRIANRLRWTKKMTKTPEETRKNLEEWLPRVLWSEVNGLLVGFGQQICLPVHPRCQACLNKALCPAAQDL
- the Nthl1 gene encoding endonuclease III-like protein 1 isoform X1, with the translated sequence MRSKKDAPVDQLGAEHCYDASASPKVRRYQVLLSLMLSSQTKDQVTAGAMQRLRARGLTVESILQTDDDTLGRLIYPVGFWRNKVKYIKQTTAILQQRYEGDIPASVAELVALPGVGPKMAHLAMAVAWGTISGIAVDTHVHRIANRLRWTKKMTKTPEETRKNLEEWLPRVLWSEVNGLLVGFGQQICLPVHPRCQACLNKALCPAAQDL